Proteins encoded together in one Nyctibius grandis isolate bNycGra1 chromosome 1, bNycGra1.pri, whole genome shotgun sequence window:
- the LOC137662531 gene encoding L-threonine 3-dehydrogenase, mitochondrial, whose translation MPIVKTVSRAVSQLLQSSGCGCGISVVPVRCIGVSPRQVASDASFHSVSFSESDHPRVLITGGLGQLGVGLAKLLRKHFGKNNVILSDIRKPADNVFYSGPFIYADILDYKNLREIVVNNRITWLFHYSALLSAVGEANVPLARAVNITGLHNVLDIAAEHNLRLFVPSTIGAFGPTSPRDPTPDLCIQRPRTIYGVSKVHAELMGEYYHYRYGLDFRCLRYPGIISADSQPGGGTTDYAVQIFHDAIKTGKFQCNLKPDTRLPMMYIDDCLKATLEVMEAPAEALSMRTYNISAMSFTPEELAQEVQKHIPELQVTYNVDEVRQAIADSWPMNFDDRNARRDWGWKHDYDLPELVTTMFSFLGSDSRIAQAN comes from the exons ATGCCGATTGTCAAAACCGTGAGCAGAGCTGTcagccagctgctgcagagctctggttGTGGATGTGGGATTTCCGTCGTGCCTGTTCGATGCATCGGAGTCTCCCCCCGCCAAGTGGCCTCCGATGCTAGCTTTcactcagtttctttttccgAGTCTGATCATCCTCGGGTGCTAATTACAG GTGGCCTTGGCCAGCTTGGAGTGGGACTTGCTAAGCTTCTGAG GAAACACTTTGGAAAGAACAATGTGATCTTATCAGACATTAGAAAGCCTGCGGATAATGTTTTTTATAGTG GTCCTTTTATCTACGCGGATATCTTGGACTACAAGAATTTACGTGAGATAGTGGTGAATAATCGGATAACTTGGTTGTTCCACTATAGCGCTTTGCTCAGTGCTGTTGGAGAAGCAAACGTCCCTTTGGCCAGAGCTGTAAATATTACTG GCTTACACAATGTTCTGGATATTGCAGCTGAGCATAATTTGAGGCTCTTTGTTCCAAGCACTATTGGAGCCTTTGGACCCACCTCTCCTCGAGATCCAACTCCTGATCTCTGCATTCAGAGACCAAGGACAATCTATGGAGTCTCCAAGGTTCACGCGGAGCTCATGGGagaa TACTATCATTACCGGTATGGCCTAGACTTCCGCTGCCTGAGGTACCCAGGGATTATATCTGCTGACTCTCAGCCTGGTGGGGGAACAACTG ATTATGCTGTCCAGATTTTCCATGATGCTATAAAGACCGGCAAATTTCAATGCAACCTAAAGCCAGACACTCGTCTCCCAATGATGTATATTGATGACTGTCTGAAAGCAACTCTGGAGGTCATGGAGGCCCCCGCAGAGGCACTGAGTATGAGGACATACAACATCAGTGCCATGAGCTTCACTCCTGAAGAGCTGGCGCAAGAGGTGCAGAAGCACATTCCTGAGCTCCAGGTGACCTACAACGTGGATGAAGTCAGGCAGGCCATAG CTGACAGCTGGCCGATGAACTTTGATGACAGAAACGCCCGGAGGGATTGGGGTTGGAAACATGATTATGATCTCCCTGAGTTGGTGACTACAATGTTCAGCTTCCTTGGGTCTGACTCCAGGATTGCTCAAGCTAACTGA